The sequence CAACTGACGTCAGGATTATTGCAGCAACAAACCAGAACCTTTTTGAGAAAACCAAAACCGGGGAATTCAGGGAGGATCTTTACTACAGGCTGAACGTTGTGGAAATTAAACTCCCCTCTCTTAATGAAAGAAGAGAAGACATACCGGTCCTGGTGAGCCATTTTATTGAAAAGTTCAGGGTCGAGATGGGGCGCAAGATAGTCGGGGTAGATAATGAGACCATGAGACTTTTAATGAACCATGACTGGCGCGGCGGTGTTAGAGAGTTAGAAAACGTAATTGAAAGGGCAATAATATTCGCCAGAGATGAAGTAATTACAATTAATGATCTCTCGGATTACTTAAAAGGCAACACATTCAGCGATAATTTCCCCGATGCCCTGAAGGACGCGCTTAAGATTTTTGAGCGCGAGCACATAATAAAAACAATTAAAAAATATAATTACGATAAAGAAGAAGCGGCCAAGGCTCTTATGATCGGTCTTTCTTCCTTATACAGGAAAATGGAAGAGCTGGATATTCCCACAAAGGCACCTAAAGAAGTGGAAGAATAATTAAGGCTTAACCCTTTTTAAGAATTGAATTTAACATTAGTGTTATTTATATTTGAAAATAATATTTTTAGAAGGCAAGGTACAATATGAAAGCAGGAATTCATCCCTCATACAAAAAAGCTACTGTAAGTTGTGTATGTGGCAATACTTTTACAACCCGCTCAACAGCCGGTGACATAAAACTCGAAATTTGCGCAAATTGCCATCCGTTCTTTACCGGTAAGCAGAAACTTATCGATTCAACCGGTAGAGTTGAAAGATTTAACAGAAAATACGCTAAAACAGCAGCAAAATAATAACTTTTCTTGGGTTTCTTTAACGGAAAATTTTTTTCCGTTAAAGAGCTCCCTATAGCAGCTGATCCTGCCTCAAGACTCTCAGTTTTTGCAGTATCCCATCTGATTTTGAACAAATTTGGTGCTTTGAAGCCATTTTACGGTGTCATCTTCCGGTTTCTGCATTTTAGGCCGGGGCATTTAAAATTCCAGCCGTCTGGCATTTCTCATAGCAGTGTGAGTATATTTAATTAAAATACATTTTCACAGAACTAAAGAGGGTGTCATATGCAGCTATGCATTTTCGAGGATATATATTTTGACAGGCTCGAACCCCTGATCTACTCAAGGCCTACGTACGATCTTATCTGCGGCATAAATTCACTGAGGGCGAAAATACTTCGCGCCTATCCGGAAGTCAAATACTCGCTTCATTGCAGGCAGTATCTTGAACCGGTTGTAAAGGCAAAAAATCCAAATGTGGACGTAAATAAAATTGAGGACGATGCATGCCTTTTTGTCAATGGCCGCATTCTGGCTCCCCCGGACATGATGGGCCAGATCCCCTTAGAGGACACAGGAAACAAGCTTTATCTTAACAAAGGGACTATTATTGCAGC comes from Ignavibacteria bacterium and encodes:
- the rpmE gene encoding 50S ribosomal protein L31 encodes the protein MKAGIHPSYKKATVSCVCGNTFTTRSTAGDIKLEICANCHPFFTGKQKLIDSTGRVERFNRKYAKTAAK